One genomic window of Haloferax mediterranei ATCC 33500 includes the following:
- a CDS encoding DUF7518 family protein → MSNRVEELESKVAELQAAVNGLTEELVETKERLRQVEDANDVEVPSRAPRRRGDWEPEDEEEESVEAEPIESVDDDDTKTDESEMTDEDDGESADDDIIVA, encoded by the coding sequence ATGAGCAATCGGGTGGAGGAACTCGAATCGAAGGTTGCAGAACTGCAGGCCGCGGTGAACGGACTCACCGAGGAACTCGTCGAGACGAAAGAGCGACTTCGACAGGTCGAGGACGCAAACGACGTGGAAGTACCGTCTCGCGCCCCGCGCCGCCGCGGCGACTGGGAGCCAGAGGACGAAGAAGAAGAATCCGTCGAGGCCGAGCCGATAGAGTCGGTCGACGACGATGATACTAAAACGGACGAGTCCGAGATGACGGACGAAGACGACGGCGAGTCCGCCGACGACGACATCATCGTCGCGTAA
- the gatB gene encoding Asp-tRNA(Asn)/Glu-tRNA(Gln) amidotransferase subunit GatB, giving the protein MTAQALEQRELAVVIGLEVHVQLETTTKIFCSCSTEPAEDEEPNTRVCPVCLGLPGALPVLNEKAVESAVKIGKALNADIAEDTRFHRKNYYYPDLPKNFQITQYDAPICADGTLEVAVEGNRRDIGITRAHLEEDPGSLQHKGGSIDTADYTLVNYNRAGTPLVEIVTEPDFRSPQETRAFLAKLEEVLEYLGVFDATRDGSLRIDANISLVPADEVNGDGSISDEALEAANRTEVKNISSHKGAEKALAYEVTRQKNAIKRGRAVEQETRHWDESRGITVSMRSKEEEKDYRYFREADLPPLQVAHWKAEIPIPELPDARRERFQTEYGIDEESASKLTSTKEVADFFEDVAAEFDADLAATWVADNLLGELNYRDMLITDVADRLDEFTRLVELVDADEVTTKNAEEIVLRKMLDEGKDPDTIVEEEGLGKADDDEIGGFVTEAIEENPDAVSDYHDGEGGALNFLVGQVMQKSQGSADPGTVNQLLREQLDE; this is encoded by the coding sequence ATGACTGCGCAAGCGCTCGAACAGCGCGAACTCGCGGTCGTCATCGGGTTGGAGGTTCACGTTCAACTCGAAACGACCACGAAGATTTTCTGTAGCTGTTCGACTGAGCCTGCCGAGGACGAGGAGCCGAACACCCGCGTGTGCCCGGTCTGTCTCGGGCTACCGGGCGCGCTCCCGGTACTCAACGAGAAGGCTGTCGAATCGGCGGTCAAAATCGGGAAGGCCCTGAACGCCGATATCGCCGAGGACACCCGGTTCCACCGGAAGAACTACTACTACCCCGACCTCCCGAAGAACTTCCAGATCACCCAGTACGACGCGCCTATCTGTGCCGACGGGACGCTGGAAGTCGCCGTCGAGGGGAACCGCCGCGACATCGGCATCACGCGCGCCCACCTCGAGGAGGACCCGGGTAGCCTCCAACACAAAGGTGGCAGCATCGACACCGCGGACTACACGCTCGTCAACTACAACCGCGCGGGGACACCGCTCGTCGAAATCGTCACCGAACCGGACTTCCGCAGCCCGCAGGAGACGCGCGCGTTCCTCGCCAAACTCGAAGAAGTGCTCGAATATCTGGGCGTCTTCGATGCGACCCGTGACGGGTCGCTCCGCATCGACGCCAACATCTCACTCGTCCCCGCCGACGAGGTCAACGGCGACGGCTCTATCTCCGACGAGGCACTCGAAGCGGCGAACCGCACCGAGGTCAAGAACATCTCCAGCCACAAAGGTGCAGAAAAGGCGCTGGCCTACGAGGTCACCCGCCAGAAGAACGCCATCAAGCGCGGCCGCGCCGTCGAACAGGAGACGCGGCACTGGGACGAATCCCGCGGCATCACCGTCTCGATGCGCTCGAAGGAAGAAGAAAAAGACTACCGCTACTTCCGCGAGGCCGACCTCCCGCCGCTCCAAGTTGCCCACTGGAAAGCAGAGATTCCGATTCCGGAACTTCCCGACGCCCGCCGCGAGCGCTTCCAGACCGAGTACGGCATCGACGAGGAGTCCGCGTCGAAGCTCACGTCGACCAAGGAAGTCGCGGACTTCTTCGAAGACGTCGCCGCCGAGTTCGACGCCGACCTCGCCGCGACGTGGGTCGCCGACAACTTGCTCGGCGAACTCAACTACCGCGACATGCTCATCACGGACGTGGCGGACCGCCTCGACGAGTTCACGCGCCTCGTCGAACTCGTCGACGCCGACGAGGTGACGACGAAGAACGCAGAAGAAATCGTCCTCCGGAAGATGCTCGACGAGGGGAAAGACCCGGATACCATCGTCGAGGAAGAAGGACTCGGCAAGGCCGACGACGACGAGATCGGCGGCTTCGTCACCGAAGCAATCGAGGAGAACCCCGACGCTGTCTCCGACTACCACGACGGCGAAGGCGGCGCGCTGAACTTCCTCGTCGGACAGGTCATGCAGAAGTCCCAGGGGAGCGCCGACCCCGGAACCGTAAACCAGCTGCTCCGCGAGCAACTCGACGAATAA
- a CDS encoding MATE family efflux transporter → MSSESRIDMTEGAIAPKLLALSWPLVAGNLLQTLYNLADVFWVGRVGADAVAAVSLMFPTSWMFVSTAMGITASTIALVSQHIGAGEDRQADHVVGQTILLTLAVSIVLAVVGFAFRHPLLSLIGAQGPVFTKALAYIEVVFLSLPLTFLFFAFRAALQGAGDTKTAMWLMVASAGLNVLLDPILILGWGPIPGMGTRGAAIATLIARLFATAAGVYILLRGDWGVQLHLADLRPDPERLQRLVDIGYPATLDGWARSFSAVVMAGFVARFGPIATAAYGIGVRLMSVSWTVSGAVGQATATGVGQNLGAQTPKRAASVTWTAMIATMGILFAAGGLVMAFPAEAMRLFIGEQAVVDEGVTFLRMVAPSWAFFGGVMVIQGAFRGAGITKAAMVLSFLSRWIFRVPVALVLAFAWTVSVPGIGPVSGLTWGVEGLWWAYVFGAVASFVVAVAWFRTGSWRKGVLDRGPSAAAGDD, encoded by the coding sequence GTGTCGAGTGAATCACGAATCGACATGACAGAAGGGGCTATTGCCCCCAAACTGCTCGCCCTCTCGTGGCCGCTCGTTGCGGGGAACCTCCTCCAGACGCTCTACAACCTCGCGGACGTGTTCTGGGTCGGGCGCGTCGGTGCCGACGCCGTCGCCGCCGTCTCGCTCATGTTCCCGACGAGTTGGATGTTCGTCTCGACCGCGATGGGAATCACCGCCTCGACGATTGCGCTCGTCTCCCAGCACATCGGTGCTGGGGAGGACAGACAGGCGGACCACGTCGTCGGCCAGACGATTCTCCTCACGCTCGCCGTCTCAATCGTCCTCGCAGTCGTCGGCTTCGCGTTCAGACACCCGCTTTTGAGCCTTATCGGAGCACAGGGTCCCGTTTTCACCAAAGCGCTTGCCTACATCGAGGTGGTGTTCCTCTCGCTCCCGCTTACGTTCCTCTTTTTCGCGTTCCGGGCCGCCTTGCAGGGCGCGGGTGACACCAAGACAGCCATGTGGCTCATGGTTGCCTCCGCGGGACTCAACGTCCTCCTCGACCCGATTCTCATTCTCGGATGGGGACCAATCCCCGGGATGGGAACGCGGGGCGCGGCGATTGCAACTCTCATCGCACGTCTGTTCGCCACGGCGGCCGGCGTTTACATTCTCCTCCGTGGAGACTGGGGCGTCCAACTCCACCTCGCCGACCTCCGACCGGACCCGGAGCGCCTACAGAGACTCGTCGATATCGGTTATCCTGCGACGCTCGACGGGTGGGCGCGAAGCTTCTCGGCGGTCGTGATGGCTGGCTTCGTCGCCCGATTCGGTCCGATTGCGACCGCGGCCTACGGTATCGGCGTTCGGCTGATGTCCGTCTCGTGGACCGTCTCTGGGGCTGTCGGACAGGCGACGGCGACCGGCGTCGGGCAGAACTTGGGTGCGCAAACACCCAAGCGAGCGGCGTCCGTCACGTGGACGGCGATGATAGCGACGATGGGAATCCTCTTTGCCGCCGGTGGACTCGTGATGGCGTTCCCCGCCGAAGCCATGCGTCTGTTCATCGGCGAGCAGGCCGTCGTCGACGAGGGCGTCACGTTCCTCCGGATGGTCGCCCCATCGTGGGCGTTCTTCGGCGGCGTGATGGTCATTCAGGGCGCGTTCCGCGGTGCGGGAATCACCAAGGCGGCGATGGTGTTGTCGTTCCTCTCGCGGTGGATTTTCCGCGTTCCCGTCGCGCTCGTGCTTGCATTCGCGTGGACGGTTTCCGTCCCCGGAATCGGTCCCGTCTCCGGGCTTACGTGGGGCGTCGAAGGACTCTGGTGGGCGTACGTCTTCGGTGCAGTCGCTTCGTTCGTCGTTGCTGTCGCGTGGTTCCGGACCGGGTCGTGGCGCAAAGGAGTGTTGGACCGCGGCCCGTCCGCAGCGGCGGGCGACGACTAA